The following proteins are co-located in the Gossypium hirsutum isolate 1008001.06 chromosome A02, Gossypium_hirsutum_v2.1, whole genome shotgun sequence genome:
- the LOC107936587 gene encoding S-type anion channel SLAH3: MDHNGELPASVEVKECHASGFDSICVENETNNFSNQIKVWQPSNGDEMKLCISMPSSPTNHCHVDEAKGLENGVPDSSANIKNINQQLHLNHQKLKDKRFDSFKTWSGRLERQLSNLRGKPQEIESDSENIEPLPLPVDRYFDALEGPELETLRASEEIVLPDNKTWPFLLRYPISAFGICLGVSSQAIMWKTLATSPSTKFLHINLIINHILWWISVALVAMVASIYLLKVILYFEAVRREYYHPIRVNFFFAPWIALLFLALGVPPSLVSKLPVPLWYVLMTPIFCLEIKIYGQWMSGGQRRLSKVANPSNHLSIVGNFVGALLGASMGLKEGPIFFFAVGLAHYVVLFVTLYQRLPTNDTLPKDLHPVFFLFVAAPSVASMAWATIQGSFDNGARIAYFIALFLYFSLAVRVNFFRGFKFSLAWWAYTFPMTGAATAAMRYSSEVTNIVTQTLCVTLSIVATLTVTALLVTTILHAFVLRDLFPNDIAIAISDRKPKPHKKWFNLTDIETFLKFASSDNKDIEAALKIPTPEATSV, encoded by the exons ATGGATCATAACGGCGAGCTTCCGGCTTCTGTAGAGGTGAAGGAATGTCATGCATCTGGCTTTGATAGCATCTGC gtggaaaatgaaacaaataatttCTCAAACCAAATCAAGGTTTGGCAACCCAGCAATGGTGATGAGATGAAGCTTTGTATTTCAATGCCCTCTTCTCCTACTAACCATTGTCATGTTGATGAAGCTAAGGGTTTAGAAAATGGAGTTCCAGATTCTTCAGCTAACATTAAAAACATCAATCAACAACTACATCTCAACCATCAAAAGCTCAAagacaagaggtttgattccttcaAAACATGGTCTGGTAGACTTGAAAGGCAGCTATCAAATTTACGTGGAAAGCCACAGGAAATTGAATCAGATTCAGAGAATATTGAACCATTGCCACTACCTGTGGACCGATACTTTGATGCATTGGAAGGACCAGAATTAGAGACCCTAAGG GCTTCCGAGGAGATTGTTCTTCCTGATAATAAAACTTGGCCATTCCTCCTTCGATATCCCATTTCTGCATTTGGTATCTGTCTGGGAGTTAGTAGCCAAGCTATCATGTGGAAAACCCTAGCCACTTCACCATCTACAAAGTTTCTTCACATCAACTTGATTATAAATCATATCCTATGGTGGATATCTGTCGCTTTAGTAGCCATGGTTGCTTCCATTTACCTTCTGAAAGTGATTCTCTACTTTGAAGCAGTTCGTCGAGAGTATTACCATCCAATCCGTGTCAACTTCTTCTTTGCCCCATGGATAGCTCTTTTGTTTTTAGCTCTTGGAGTGCCACCTTCACTTGTTTCAAAATTGCCTGTACCTTTATGGTACGTTCTTATGACACCAATCTTCTGTTTGGAGATTAAAATATATGGACAATGGATGTCAGGAGGTCAACGAAGGCTTTCAAAGGTGGCTAATCCTTCAAACCATCTCTCAATCGTTGGGAACTTCGTGGGAGCACTATTGGGTGCATCAATGGGGCTTAAAGAAGGACCTATTTTCTTCTTTGCTGTTGGTCTAGCTCATTACGTAGTTCTTTTTGTAACTCTTTATCAAAGACTTCCAACAAACGACACACTCCCCAAAGATCTCCATCCTGTATTCTTTCTATTTGTTGCAGCACCAAGTGTTGCTTCAATGGCATGGGCTACGATTCAAGGCTCCTTCGACAATGGAGCTCGAATTGCTTACTTCATTGCCTTGTTCCTTTATTTCTCACTG GCAGTTCGGGTTAACTTTTTTCGAGGATTCAA GTTCTCATTGGCTTGGTGGGCATACACATTTCCGATGACCGGGGCGGCGACAGCAGCCATGAGATATTCAAGTGAAGTGACAAATATTGtaactcaaacactttgtgtcaCACTCTCCATTGTTGCTACACTTACAGTAACAGCACTACTTGTAACCACCATATTGCATGCCTTTGTCCTACGAGACCTCTTCCCTAATGACATAGCCATTGCCATTAGTGACAGAAAACCCAAACCTCATAAGAAGTGGTTCAATCTTACAGACATTGAAACTTTCTTGAAATTTGCAAGTTCTGACAACAAGGATATAGAAGCTGCCTTAAAGATTCCCACTCCAGAAGCCACATCAGTGTAA